A genome region from Bacteroidota bacterium includes the following:
- a CDS encoding methionine aminotransferase has protein sequence MPQFPGSLNSKLPRTGTTIFTVMSKLAAEHNAINLSQGFPDFNCPPELVDLVNAAMKKGYNQYAPMPGVPVLRERIAEKTSELYGATYDPDTEITVTAGATQAIYTAITACVREGDEVIIFEPAYDCYQPAIELNGGKTIYMQLTAPEYSIDWNAVKKVVNHHTRMIIINTPHNPTGAVLKPDDMKQLEKLTKNTDIIILSDEVYEHILFDGNLHESMAKYPNLAKRSLIVSSFGKTFHTTGWKIGYCIGPKELMAEFRKVHQFLVFTCNSAMQYGIAEFLKNKKHYLDLGNFYQKKRDKFNKLIKGSKFKLTPSPGTYFQLLQYDKITKEKDTDYAVRLLKENGVAAIPISVFYHKPVYDNMLRFCFAKKDDTLEKAAEILKKI, from the coding sequence ATGCCCCAGTTTCCCGGCTCATTGAATTCCAAACTTCCGCGCACAGGCACCACCATTTTTACCGTGATGTCGAAACTTGCTGCAGAGCACAACGCGATCAATCTTTCCCAGGGATTTCCCGATTTCAATTGCCCTCCTGAATTAGTGGATCTTGTGAATGCGGCAATGAAAAAAGGATATAACCAGTATGCGCCTATGCCCGGTGTTCCTGTTCTGCGCGAACGCATCGCGGAAAAAACCAGTGAACTTTACGGAGCAACGTATGATCCCGATACTGAAATTACAGTTACAGCAGGCGCAACACAAGCGATCTACACGGCTATCACCGCGTGTGTACGCGAAGGAGATGAAGTGATCATTTTCGAACCGGCATACGATTGTTACCAGCCGGCGATAGAACTTAACGGCGGAAAAACAATTTACATGCAACTCACTGCGCCGGAATATTCCATCGACTGGAACGCAGTGAAGAAAGTGGTGAATCATCACACGCGAATGATCATCATCAACACTCCGCACAATCCTACCGGCGCCGTTTTAAAACCGGATGACATGAAGCAGTTGGAGAAACTGACGAAGAATACAGACATTATCATTCTTTCTGATGAAGTGTATGAACATATTCTCTTCGATGGAAATCTGCATGAGAGCATGGCGAAATATCCGAATCTTGCGAAACGTTCGCTGATCGTTTCTTCATTCGGAAAAACTTTTCACACCACGGGATGGAAGATCGGTTATTGCATCGGGCCGAAAGAACTGATGGCCGAATTCCGCAAGGTTCACCAGTTCCTTGTTTTCACCTGCAACAGCGCTATGCAGTACGGTATCGCAGAATTCCTGAAGAATAAAAAACATTATCTCGATCTCGGTAATTTTTACCAGAAGAAGCGCGATAAATTCAACAAGCTGATCAAAGGATCGAAATTCAAATTGACGCCAAGCCCGGGAACTTATTTCCAATTGCTGCAATACGACAAGATCACAAAAGAAAAAGATACGGACTACGCCGTGCGTTTGCTGAAAGAGAATGGAGTGGCCGCGATTCCTATTTCTGTTTTCTATCACAAGCCGGTTTATGACAATATGCTCCGTTTCTGCTTTGCGAAGAAAGATGATACGCTCGAGAAAGCTGCGGAGATTCTCAAGAAAATATAA
- a CDS encoding FKBP-type peptidyl-prolyl cis-trans isomerase produces MTISEKQVVSVNYHLTVPGEDGGAEITIEKTSLEDPFVFLFGGGQLLPEFEQHLSGKKSGDKFDFKISAENGYGTYQIDHIVNLPIENFLDKSGKLDTEMIAVGKNVPMMSEDGHRMWGKILEVALQHVRMDFNHPLAGKELHFNGEVLNVREASNEEMEHGHVHGPGGHHH; encoded by the coding sequence ATGACCATTTCAGAAAAACAGGTGGTTTCTGTGAATTACCATCTTACTGTTCCCGGTGAAGACGGCGGAGCAGAGATCACGATCGAAAAAACTTCTTTAGAAGATCCATTTGTATTTCTTTTCGGCGGCGGACAATTATTGCCCGAATTCGAACAGCATCTTTCCGGAAAAAAAAGCGGCGATAAATTTGATTTCAAAATCTCGGCAGAGAACGGGTATGGCACTTACCAGATCGATCATATCGTCAATTTACCAATAGAAAATTTTCTTGACAAGAGCGGAAAACTCGATACAGAAATGATCGCTGTCGGAAAAAATGTTCCGATGATGAGTGAAGACGGCCATCGCATGTGGGGAAAAATTCTTGAGGTCGCGCTCCAGCACGTGCGCATGGATTTCAATCACCCGCTCGCCGGAAAAGAATTGCATTTCAATGGCGAAGTACTGAATGTACGCGAAGCTTCAAATGAAGAAATGGAACACGGACACGTTCACGGCCCGGGCGGACATCATCATTGA
- a CDS encoding tetratricopeptide repeat protein: MKLKLCCRFFLLTVFLCFTFFSSAQTNTTLAPEDYLAMKDYNRALAGFLKMYKTNSADISINYYIGYCYLNVNDDRSKAIPYLLSAYHNKKDYEDVQLLLGEAYMYHYEFDEAIKYFTAYRATVSSKNYEKIDHYIEDCQSAKILVKNPLNVTFENLGKEVNSKFPDYYPFITQDEGTLYFTSRREGGTSRARSWGGYSTADVYFSKPHAGQWQKAKSIGPAINTAGDEECVDVTSDGKNMILFIDNDIFIGDIYYSSMGKGKSFPKPSEFDEPVNSEDVEYEGCITQDGSMIIISSSRKGGLGGNDLWVIKKLPTGDWGMPMNAGENVNTKYDEAFPVFDEQNNILYFASQGHVNMGGFDIFKSKYDPLTHTFGPAENIGYPINTPEDNMEFTLAENHRDGYVSAVRPEGFGDLDIYRVVFNSVDARLSVIHGTVSKIDSLPLSDETYVVLENAITKERIDSSLVNTVSGKYILAVAAGKYLLYVSSGGYDDFSLAVNVFDKSEYQFEFDKNIVLQKKGAQAPPAKPPAPAPKKIPNAPVKK, encoded by the coding sequence ATGAAACTGAAATTATGCTGCCGGTTTTTTCTCCTTACGGTTTTTTTGTGCTTCACTTTTTTTTCCTCCGCGCAGACTAACACCACGCTCGCGCCGGAAGATTATCTTGCTATGAAAGATTACAACCGCGCGCTCGCCGGATTCCTGAAAATGTACAAGACCAATTCTGCCGACATCAGCATTAATTATTACATCGGTTACTGCTACCTGAATGTGAATGACGATCGTTCAAAAGCAATTCCATACCTGTTGAGTGCTTACCATAACAAAAAAGATTATGAAGATGTGCAGTTGCTTCTCGGCGAAGCTTACATGTACCATTATGAATTCGATGAGGCCATAAAATATTTCACCGCGTATCGCGCCACAGTTTCTTCGAAAAATTACGAGAAGATTGATCACTACATCGAAGATTGCCAAAGTGCGAAGATCCTCGTGAAAAATCCGCTCAACGTAACATTTGAAAATCTCGGCAAAGAAGTGAATTCAAAATTCCCGGATTATTATCCGTTCATCACGCAGGATGAAGGAACACTTTATTTCACTTCGCGACGGGAAGGCGGAACATCGCGCGCACGCAGCTGGGGCGGATACAGCACGGCAGATGTTTATTTTTCAAAACCGCACGCGGGACAGTGGCAGAAAGCGAAAAGCATAGGCCCTGCCATCAACACCGCCGGCGATGAAGAATGTGTGGACGTAACGTCCGACGGGAAAAATATGATCCTTTTCATCGACAATGATATTTTCATTGGTGATATTTATTATTCTTCGATGGGAAAAGGAAAATCTTTTCCGAAACCTTCAGAGTTCGATGAACCGGTGAATTCCGAAGACGTGGAATATGAAGGATGCATCACGCAGGACGGAAGTATGATCATTATTTCCAGCAGCAGGAAAGGAGGGCTCGGCGGCAATGATCTCTGGGTGATAAAAAAACTTCCTACCGGCGACTGGGGAATGCCCATGAATGCCGGCGAAAATGTGAATACAAAATATGATGAAGCATTTCCCGTTTTCGATGAACAGAATAATATTCTCTACTTCGCTTCGCAGGGACATGTGAACATGGGCGGCTTCGATATTTTCAAATCGAAGTATGATCCGCTCACACACACGTTCGGCCCCGCAGAAAATATCGGTTACCCCATCAACACACCCGAAGACAATATGGAATTCACGCTCGCGGAAAATCACCGCGACGGATATGTTTCTGCTGTGCGCCCCGAAGGATTCGGCGATCTCGATATTTACCGTGTTGTTTTCAATTCGGTGGATGCGCGGCTCTCGGTCATTCACGGAACCGTTTCAAAAATTGATTCTCTACCGCTTAGCGATGAAACGTACGTAGTGCTCGAGAATGCAATTACCAAAGAACGCATCGATTCTTCATTGGTCAATACGGTTTCCGGAAAATATATTCTTGCTGTGGCTGCAGGAAAATACCTGCTATACGTTTCATCCGGTGGTTACGACGATTTTTCACTTGCGGTGAATGTGTTCGATAAATCGGAATACCAGTTCGAGTTTGATAAAAATATTGTGTTGCAGAAAAAAGGCGCACAGGCCCCGCCGGCAAAACCTCCCGCACCCGCACCGAAAAAAATTCCGAATGCCCCGGTGAAAAAATAA
- a CDS encoding superoxide dismutase — protein MAFELPKLPYAYGALEPHIDARTMEIHHTKHHQAYVTNLNNAIAGSDAEKMSIEQICKAISKYPAPVRNNGGGHFNHSMFWQIMKPNGGGAPAGDLAAAINGAFGNFDTFKTQFANAGATRFGSGWAWLIVGADKKLAICSTPNQDNPLMDVADVKGTPVLGLDVWEHAYYLNYQNRRPDYIAAFWNVINWDEVAMRLKNA, from the coding sequence ATGGCCTTCGAATTACCAAAACTTCCCTATGCATACGGCGCACTCGAGCCGCACATTGACGCACGCACCATGGAGATCCATCATACCAAACATCACCAGGCGTATGTCACCAATCTCAATAACGCCATTGCAGGAAGCGATGCCGAAAAAATGAGCATTGAACAGATCTGTAAAGCCATTTCAAAATATCCTGCGCCCGTGCGCAATAACGGCGGCGGACATTTCAATCACTCCATGTTCTGGCAGATCATGAAGCCCAACGGCGGCGGCGCTCCCGCCGGAGATCTTGCTGCAGCCATAAATGGCGCGTTCGGAAATTTCGATACGTTCAAAACACAATTTGCGAATGCCGGAGCTACGCGTTTCGGTTCGGGCTGGGCATGGCTCATTGTGGGTGCCGATAAAAAACTCGCCATCTGTTCTACACCTAACCAGGATAATCCGCTGATGGATGTGGCCGATGTGAAAGGCACTCCTGTTCTCGGGCTCGATGTGTGGGAACATGCATACTATCTCAATTATCAGAATCGCCGTCCCGATTATATTGCTGCATTCTGGAACGTGATCAATTGGGATGAAGTAGCAATGCGTTTAAAGAATGCGTAG